The Anaerobacillus sp. CMMVII region GTAATATTACCGATAAAAACGGAAATGTTGTTTCATTACGTGTTGTTTCAGATGAGCATGATTTGATGATTATTTCAGTTGATGGAGTAATTATCCGACTACACGTTCGTGATATTTCAAGAACGGGACGAAACACACAAGGTGTTCGCTTAATCAGAATTGGCGAAGGTGAAGGCGTAGCCACAGTTGCTAAGGTTGATATCGATGAAGAAGCAATAGAGGCTGAAAGTGAAGAACTTGAAGGTCAGGAAGAAGCTGTTGTTGAAGAGCAAAGTGATAGCGAAAATGAATAATTTAATAAAGTAAGCACTCTAGACTTACCTTCATGTATGTGAAGGTAAGTTTTTTTGGATAATCGTATGTTATAATGGTATAAAATTGAAAAAAGTTTTGTTTTTTTGGGGGAAGGCAGCGATGAAAGTCAAACCAAATCAACTAATAGTAGGATGTATTTTAGCTAATGATATCCATTGTAATTCAAACCAAATATTAATGCGTAAGAAAACGATCTTAACTGAAGAGTACATAAATGTAGTAAAAGCTTTCTTAATTGAAGATATTGAAGTTGAATCTCACATAAGTAATGGAATGACATTTTCTCCCAGAGAAGTTATTCCAACCGATGAAATTAATGAAATTGGCGATAGTTGTTCATTTAGGGAACTTTACCTGCAAGCCGTGGTAAGTTATAAGAAATTATTTCAAGGCTGGCAGGCAGGATTAAAAGTAGATATTTTACCAATAAGAAAAATACTACTATCACTGTTGGATAAATTAGATGAAGCGCCTGATGAAATTATTTCAATTCACAGTTATGCAACTAAAGTTGATTATATCTATCACCATGCTGTATCAGTTGGTGCACTTTCAGCATACTTAGGTAGAATGCTAAATCTAACATATGTAGAGCAAATTCAAATAGGATTGGCTGGATTGATGGCTGATAGTGGCATGTCTAAAACTCCCAATAGCATTATCTATAAAAAGAACTCGTTAACAGCATCAGAATTCGAGGAAATGAAAAGGCATCCTATGCTAAGTTATCAGATGATTAAGGATATACCAGGTATTACT contains the following coding sequences:
- a CDS encoding HD-GYP domain-containing protein gives rise to the protein MKVKPNQLIVGCILANDIHCNSNQILMRKKTILTEEYINVVKAFLIEDIEVESHISNGMTFSPREVIPTDEINEIGDSCSFRELYLQAVVSYKKLFQGWQAGLKVDILPIRKILLSLLDKLDEAPDEIISIHSYATKVDYIYHHAVSVGALSAYLGRMLNLTYVEQIQIGLAGLMADSGMSKTPNSIIYKKNSLTASEFEEMKRHPMLSYQMIKDIPGITDGVLLGVVQHHEREDGSGYPMAVTSQKLHKFSKIIAVVDVFHAMTSERTYKSKQSPYQVIELIRKDNFGKFDIKIVQTLESLIANFSIGTRVKLNNGEEGEVVFLEPQDRIRPMVRSKVSGEFIKLANRSDLYIDEII